A stretch of Gemmatimonas aurantiaca T-27 DNA encodes these proteins:
- a CDS encoding pyruvate dehydrogenase complex E1 component subunit beta: MAIITYREALNQALREEMHRDDRVFLMGEEVAVYQGAYKVSKGLLQEFGEMRVVDTPITELGFAGVGVGAAMAGLRPIIEFMTWNFALLAIDQVVNAAAKLLYMSGGQFPMPMVFRGPNGAALQLGAQHSQAWESWLAHIPGLKVVAPGTPYDAKGLLKAAIRDDNPVCFLEGEMLYNTKGEVPEEEYIIPLGKAELKREGDHCSIITHGKMVLVAMQAADQLAKDGIRCDVVDLRTIRPMDVDAITASVKKTNRAVVLEEGWEICGVGAQVVDYVQRYCFDDLDAPVVRVHQADAPMPYTKSLEKAAKPDLPKTIAAVKQVLYID; this comes from the coding sequence ATGGCCATCATTACGTACCGCGAAGCGCTCAATCAGGCGCTGCGCGAAGAGATGCACCGCGACGACCGTGTGTTCCTGATGGGCGAAGAAGTCGCCGTGTATCAGGGCGCCTACAAGGTGTCGAAGGGACTGCTGCAGGAATTCGGTGAAATGCGTGTCGTGGATACGCCGATCACCGAGTTGGGATTTGCCGGTGTGGGTGTGGGCGCCGCGATGGCAGGCCTGCGCCCGATCATCGAGTTCATGACGTGGAACTTCGCGCTGCTCGCCATCGACCAGGTGGTGAACGCCGCGGCGAAGCTGTTGTACATGTCGGGTGGCCAGTTCCCGATGCCCATGGTGTTCCGTGGCCCCAATGGCGCGGCGCTGCAGCTTGGCGCGCAGCACTCGCAGGCGTGGGAGTCGTGGCTGGCCCACATCCCCGGGCTCAAGGTGGTGGCCCCCGGCACACCGTACGACGCCAAGGGACTGCTCAAGGCCGCTATCCGCGATGACAACCCGGTGTGCTTCCTTGAAGGCGAAATGCTGTACAACACCAAGGGCGAAGTGCCCGAGGAGGAGTACATCATTCCGCTCGGCAAGGCAGAGCTCAAGCGGGAAGGTGATCACTGCTCCATTATCACGCATGGCAAGATGGTGCTGGTGGCCATGCAGGCCGCTGACCAGCTCGCGAAAGACGGCATCCGCTGCGATGTGGTGGACCTGCGCACCATCCGCCCGATGGACGTGGACGCCATCACGGCTTCGGTGAAGAAGACCAATCGTGCGGTGGTGCTGGAAGAAGGCTGGGAAATCTGCGGCGTTGGTGCGCAGGTGGTGGACTATGTGCAGCGGTACTGCTTCGACGACCTCGATGCGCCCGTTGTCCGCGTGCACCAGGCCGATGCGCCCATGCCGTATACCAAGAGTCTCGAGAAGGCAGCAAAGCCCGATCTGCCGAAGACGATCGCGGCGGTCAAACAGGTTCTTTACATCGACTGA
- the pdhA gene encoding pyruvate dehydrogenase (acetyl-transferring) E1 component subunit alpha: protein MSSKSESTASAARTDQRTLHRELLYSMLLQRRFEERCAEMYAIGRIGGFCHLYIGQEAVSTGVIAQLRSDDYIITTYRDHGQALARGMTPRAVMSELFGRQDGCAKGKGGSMHMFDKQLGFLGGHGIVGGHVPMAAGVGFAIKYRGGDQVIACFMGESVVNTGAFHEALNMAALWKLPCVFIIENNRYGMGTALERASSIHDIYKRGASYDMPRDVVDGQDVLAVRKAMAESIERARKESMPTLLEIRTYRFMGHSMSDAVSGTYRTKEELEQYLKRDPIVLHRQRMEDAGEITADEITAMDEEIKKLVQDSIDFAEASPELPLEALMEDILVETTS from the coding sequence GTGTCCTCCAAATCGGAGAGCACCGCTTCGGCGGCACGCACCGATCAGCGCACGCTGCACCGGGAACTGCTGTACTCGATGCTGTTGCAGCGCCGATTCGAAGAGCGTTGCGCCGAGATGTATGCCATTGGCCGTATCGGTGGTTTCTGCCACCTCTACATCGGTCAGGAAGCCGTCTCGACCGGCGTGATCGCGCAGCTCCGCTCCGACGACTACATCATCACGACCTACCGTGATCATGGGCAGGCGCTCGCCCGGGGCATGACACCGCGCGCCGTGATGTCCGAACTCTTCGGCCGCCAGGACGGCTGCGCGAAGGGCAAGGGCGGCTCGATGCACATGTTCGACAAGCAGCTCGGCTTCCTCGGCGGACACGGCATCGTCGGTGGGCATGTGCCCATGGCGGCCGGTGTCGGCTTCGCCATCAAGTATCGGGGCGGCGATCAGGTCATCGCCTGCTTCATGGGCGAGTCGGTGGTCAACACCGGGGCGTTCCACGAAGCGCTGAACATGGCCGCACTCTGGAAGCTGCCCTGCGTGTTCATCATCGAAAACAATCGGTATGGCATGGGCACCGCGCTGGAGCGTGCGTCGTCCATTCACGACATCTACAAGCGTGGCGCGTCGTACGACATGCCGCGTGACGTGGTCGACGGTCAGGATGTGCTGGCGGTGCGCAAGGCGATGGCCGAGTCCATCGAGCGCGCCCGCAAGGAGAGCATGCCCACGCTGCTCGAGATCCGCACCTATCGCTTCATGGGTCACTCCATGTCCGACGCGGTGAGCGGCACCTACCGCACGAAGGAAGAACTCGAACAGTACCTCAAGCGTGATCCCATCGTGCTGCATCGCCAGCGCATGGAAGACGCCGGAGAGATCACCGCCGACGAAATCACGGCGATGGACGAAGAGATCAAGAAGCTGGTGCAGGATAGCATCGACTTCGCGGAAGCGAGCCCGGAGTTGCCCCTCGAGGCGCTCATGGAAGACATCCTCGTCGAAACCACGAGCTGA
- the lipA gene encoding lipoyl synthase, whose product MAEQLVQIMGRHRRDPLPERKPQWLKVKAPGGDNYIRLKHLMRELNLHSVCEEARCPNIGECWEHGTATFMILGSVCTRNCAYCAVSHGRPPAYDIEEPSRVAQAIGELNLRHAVITSVDRDDLPDFGAYIFAETIRQIRQRLPGCSVEVLVPDFQGNEDSIRAVLEARPDIYNHNTETVPRLYKKARPGGRYPRLLEIFRIAKRIAPDIPTKTGIILGLGETNEEVVEVMKDLRSVDVDILTLGQYLRPSDSHIELDRYVKPEEFRWFYEVGMQLGFRHVESGPLVRSSYHAWEQVQAASLA is encoded by the coding sequence ATGGCCGAGCAACTCGTTCAGATCATGGGGCGCCACCGCCGCGATCCGCTCCCCGAGCGGAAGCCGCAGTGGCTCAAGGTGAAGGCGCCCGGCGGAGACAATTACATCCGCCTCAAGCACCTCATGCGGGAACTCAACCTGCATTCGGTGTGCGAAGAAGCACGTTGCCCGAATATCGGGGAATGTTGGGAACACGGTACGGCCACGTTCATGATTCTGGGCAGCGTCTGTACGCGGAATTGCGCCTACTGCGCCGTCTCGCATGGGCGTCCCCCGGCGTACGATATCGAGGAACCGTCCCGCGTCGCGCAGGCGATCGGTGAACTCAATCTTCGCCACGCGGTCATCACGTCCGTCGACCGCGACGACCTGCCCGATTTTGGTGCGTACATCTTTGCCGAAACCATCCGGCAGATCCGCCAGCGCCTGCCCGGATGCTCCGTGGAAGTGCTCGTGCCCGATTTCCAGGGCAACGAGGACTCCATCCGAGCCGTGCTCGAAGCACGCCCGGACATCTACAACCACAACACCGAAACCGTCCCGCGCCTCTACAAGAAGGCACGTCCAGGCGGTCGGTACCCGCGTCTCCTCGAGATCTTCCGCATCGCCAAGCGGATCGCGCCCGATATCCCCACCAAGACGGGCATCATTCTCGGACTCGGCGAGACGAACGAAGAAGTCGTGGAAGTCATGAAAGACCTGCGCTCGGTCGACGTCGACATCCTGACGTTGGGCCAGTACCTGCGCCCGTCGGACTCCCACATCGAACTCGACCGCTATGTGAAGCCGGAAGAGTTCCGCTGGTTCTACGAGGTCGGCATGCAACTGGGCTTCCGCCATGTCGAAAGCGGCCCCCTCGTGCGCTCCAGCTATCACGCGTGGGAGCAGGTGCAGGCCGCCTCGCTGGCCTGA